The following are encoded together in the Citrus sinensis cultivar Valencia sweet orange chromosome 1, DVS_A1.0, whole genome shotgun sequence genome:
- the LOC102614563 gene encoding transcription factor HY5 — protein sequence MQEQATSSIAASSLPSSSERSSSSALHLEVKEGMESDEEIRRVPEIGGEPGGTSASGRELVSTGGPDRVQQLGEGQRKRGRSPADKENKRLKRLLRNRVSAQQARERKKAYLNELETRVKDLERKNSELDERLSTLQNENQMLRHILKNTTASRRGGSGGDTNADGSF from the exons atgcaAGAACAAGCAACGAGTTCAATTGCAGCCAGTTCTTTGCCGTCTAGCAGCGAGCGATCTTCAAGCTCTGCTCTTCATCTCGAAGTCAAAGAAG GTATGGAGAGCGATGAAGAGATCAGAAGAGTCCCAGAGATCGGCGGCGAACCCGGGGGAACGTCAGCTTCCGGAAGAGAACTCGTTTCGACGGGCGGTCCTGACCGAGTACAGCAGTTAGGAGAAGGTCAGAGGAAGAGAGGCAGAAGCCCAGCTgacaaagaaaacaagagatTGAAGag GTTGTTGAGGAACAGAGTGTCAGCTCAGCAAGCAAGAGAGAGGAAAAAGGCGTACTTGAATGAGTTGGAGACGAGAGTTAAAGACTTGGAGAGGAAGAATTCCGAGCTCGATGAGAGGCTCTCCACGTTGCAAAATGAGAATCAGATGCTGAGACAC ATACTGAAGAACACCACGGCGAGCCGAAGAGGAGGAAGCGGCGGTGATACAAATGCCGATGGGTCCTTTTAA